The proteins below are encoded in one region of Brachyspira intermedia PWS/A:
- a CDS encoding acetylxylan esterase encodes MAFFDLSLEELYKYKGSGEEPKDFDEFWLNTLNENNHKTESEYTLIDTYLKLFDVWNVSFKGYSKHVINGWYIAPKYARENNEKLTCIMHYPGYGGGRDYPNSHLLFPSAGYSIFVMEVRGQGAEGGNGATTPDPVGSTPHADGFLTMGILDKKDYFYKRVFVDAFKSIEAAKEHPLTGKIAINGTSQGGGIALALLGLSALKNEKIEAAMIDVPFLCDYKRACTITDTLPYNEIARFCKTNRMYENRAFETLSYFDGAFFAKRSKVKALFSVGLMDILCPPSTVFAAYNNYAGEKSINVYTFNGHEGGDNEQSERKLEFLNYLNL; translated from the coding sequence ATGGCTTTTTTTGATTTAAGTTTAGAAGAACTTTATAAATATAAAGGAAGCGGCGAAGAGCCTAAGGATTTTGATGAATTTTGGCTTAATACTTTAAATGAAAATAATCATAAAACAGAGTCTGAATATACTTTAATAGATACATATTTAAAATTATTTGATGTATGGAATGTATCATTTAAAGGATATTCAAAGCATGTTATAAACGGCTGGTATATAGCACCTAAATATGCAAGGGAAAATAATGAAAAATTAACTTGTATAATGCATTATCCGGGATATGGCGGCGGAAGAGATTATCCTAATAGCCATTTACTTTTTCCTTCAGCAGGATACAGCATATTCGTTATGGAGGTAAGGGGACAAGGGGCAGAAGGCGGAAACGGAGCAACAACCCCTGATCCTGTCGGTTCAACTCCTCATGCTGATGGTTTTCTTACTATGGGAATTTTGGATAAAAAAGATTATTTCTATAAAAGAGTTTTTGTAGATGCATTTAAATCGATTGAAGCTGCAAAGGAGCATCCGCTTACAGGAAAAATTGCTATAAATGGTACTAGTCAAGGCGGAGGCATAGCACTTGCACTTCTAGGACTTTCAGCACTTAAAAATGAAAAAATTGAGGCTGCTATGATAGATGTGCCTTTCTTATGTGATTATAAAAGAGCATGCACTATTACAGATACTTTGCCTTATAATGAAATAGCTAGATTTTGTAAAACTAATAGAATGTATGAAAATAGAGCATTTGAAACTTTATCATATTTTGATGGAGCTTTCTTTGCTAAAAGGTCTAAAGTTAAGGCTTTATTTTCTGTGGGGCTTATGGATATTTTATGTCCTCCTTCTACAGTTTTTGCTGCTTATAATAATTATGCCGGCGAAAAGTCTATTAATGTTTATACTTTTAATGGACATGAGGGCGGAGATAATGAGCAGAGTGAAAGAAAATTGGAATTTTTGAATTATTTAAATTTATAG
- a CDS encoding FAD:protein FMN transferase, producing MKKKIYFSIPIIAVALIIAISFYRARDKYVTATVVISDTILNITAETSDKNMDKLISSITNEINRMDNIVNPYNTSSEIGRINSESLSGKTEIEISDEMAHIFTTGLKYSKLNPSFDISVRPLIELWGFGVKENQTVPLKQDIDNALANIDYSAASIITNEDNKKILKLSKPLTFDFGSYGKGYIIEKLKNVFAEYGIKNYLIDYGGDTYANGVNSKGKPWIIAIRNPRNDADGYLGLLESTNYTIVTSGDYERYFTQDGTNYHHIIDAEIGYPTYNSISATIVHTNAEEADALSTTAFLMGTNFFTNEAFKYKEAYIVTPQGELFIVTNDNF from the coding sequence ATGAAAAAGAAGATTTATTTTTCTATACCAATAATAGCTGTGGCATTAATAATAGCTATTTCATTTTATAGGGCAAGAGATAAATATGTAACAGCTACAGTAGTAATAAGCGATACTATACTTAATATAACTGCAGAAACTTCTGATAAAAATATGGATAAGCTTATAAGCAGCATTACAAACGAAATAAACAGAATGGATAATATAGTAAACCCGTATAATACTTCAAGCGAAATAGGAAGAATAAATAGCGAAAGTTTATCCGGAAAAACTGAAATAGAAATTTCAGATGAAATGGCACATATATTTACTACAGGATTAAAATATTCAAAATTAAATCCTTCTTTTGATATAAGTGTAAGACCTTTGATAGAGTTATGGGGATTCGGTGTAAAAGAAAATCAAACTGTACCTTTAAAACAGGATATAGATAATGCTTTGGCTAATATAGATTATTCTGCTGCAAGTATAATTACTAATGAGGATAATAAAAAGATACTGAAATTATCAAAGCCATTAACATTTGATTTTGGTTCTTATGGTAAAGGTTATATAATAGAGAAATTAAAGAATGTATTTGCAGAGTATGGCATAAAAAATTATTTAATAGATTATGGCGGAGACACTTATGCTAATGGGGTTAATAGTAAGGGTAAACCTTGGATAATAGCTATAAGAAATCCAAGAAATGATGCTGACGGATATTTGGGACTTTTAGAATCTACAAATTATACTATAGTAACAAGCGGTGATTATGAAAGATATTTTACTCAGGACGGCACTAATTATCATCATATAATAGATGCTGAAATAGGATATCCTACTTATAATAGTATATCTGCTACTATAGTTCATACTAATGCCGAAGAGGCTGATGCTTTATCAACAACAGCATTTTTGATGGGTACTAATTTCTTTACAAATGAGGCATTTAAATATAAAGAGGCTTATATTGTAACGCCTCAAGGTGAATTATTTATAGTAACTAATGATAATTTTTAA
- a CDS encoding PepSY-like domain-containing protein, whose translation MTKKLLALLISLTILSTSSLFADWVVPASSLPQKARTFIRRVYPNAKIWKVERDDGKFEVKLSNGASIDFMPNGNWLNIDGEYNGVPMSVLPQAVANTVRRTYPQARMIDVEKEWGNYKIKLNNMMEIYVAANGQLMGQQWDD comes from the coding sequence ATGACAAAAAAATTATTAGCTTTATTAATATCATTGACTATTCTTTCTACATCAAGCCTTTTTGCTGATTGGGTAGTACCAGCTTCATCATTGCCTCAAAAAGCAAGAACTTTTATAAGAAGAGTTTATCCTAATGCTAAGATATGGAAAGTTGAAAGAGATGACGGCAAATTTGAAGTTAAATTGTCTAATGGAGCTTCTATAGATTTTATGCCTAATGGTAATTGGCTTAATATAGATGGAGAATATAACGGAGTACCTATGAGCGTTTTACCTCAGGCTGTAGCTAATACTGTTAGAAGAACTTATCCTCAGGCTAGAATGATAGATGTTGAAAAAGAATGGGGCAATTACAAAATAAAACTCAACAATATGATGGAAATATATGTAGCTGCTAATGGTCAGTTAATGGGGCAGCAATGGGACGATTAA
- the rsmD gene encoding 16S rRNA (guanine(966)-N(2))-methyltransferase RsmD, with the protein MHIISGNKKGRKIITPKRDFRPTQGKVKEAFFNIIDIENKTFLDLCSGSGAMGFEALSRNAKFAAFIEIDREAVKTIFSNAKAIFSDNENIYKIKRVSAEDYVKKTNDKFDVIYLDPPYHSKIYFDVINNIIKRNILNDNGVLAAEFGADYYKKFLENEELKNIISGIMEYDIKTYGESVLIIFKYI; encoded by the coding sequence ATGCATATAATATCCGGAAATAAAAAGGGAAGAAAAATAATAACCCCTAAAAGAGATTTCAGACCTACACAAGGTAAGGTTAAAGAGGCTTTTTTTAATATAATAGATATAGAAAATAAAACTTTTTTGGATTTATGTTCCGGAAGTGGTGCTATGGGGTTTGAGGCTTTAAGCAGAAATGCTAAATTTGCTGCTTTTATAGAAATAGACAGAGAGGCTGTAAAAACTATATTTTCCAATGCTAAAGCTATATTCAGTGATAATGAAAATATATATAAAATAAAAAGAGTATCGGCTGAAGATTATGTAAAAAAGACTAATGATAAATTCGATGTTATATATTTAGATCCGCCATACCATTCAAAGATATATTTTGATGTTATAAATAATATAATAAAAAGAAATATATTAAATGATAATGGGGTTTTAGCAGCAGAGTTTGGGGCAGATTATTATAAGAAATTTTTAGAAAATGAAGAATTAAAAAATATAATATCCGGTATTATGGAATATGATATAAAAACTTATGGTGAAAGTGTTTTGATAATATTTAAGTATATATAA
- a CDS encoding YidC/Oxa1 family membrane protein insertase, with translation MILADIFFDIFIFPIEFIIETLFFLFKNIFNLSYSTSIFLLSLSVNFLSLPLYNVAEKWQEKERDIQNKMKPMIDNIKAVYKGDQRYLLIRTCHRINGYKVIYAFRGVLGLLIQIPFFIAAYNFIYSLSDLSQGSLFFIKDFSKPDNLINGINLLPFTMTIFSILAGMVYSKKLTIKESMPLYITSLIFLIILYNSPSGLLFYWNINCLFSLIKNIVLEYKLYKALNKDKILKICNISVILAFIILIVMSFKNKTDIKNILTLFIVIILTLNFDYIEKSLITNNNFIKYRYKLLILSCLIITVLSGLFIPTSLINNSVSEFNNHLNLIINNFSMSIGIFLFYPLFIYNIFSDKTKNYITLAFIFLSVIFIIDTFIFAGNYPNMNSDFMFDSAIKIINKDIIINIVIILISSLLIYFIITKSKFSILINIDYIIIFVLIASSIFYTYKVLSYDDTYTKTSYKLKNGEKIFNISRNGENIFVIILDRAIPSYWFDAFNRFEEYKDMFDGFTFYPNTVSYNYNTITIASIYGGYDYLPYETSTNKNNNLTNIHNQALLTLPLSLEKYGYKSYILEPVYANMSFNGDLSIFKSYSNIKAYNKDYIYDYSINKYTNENNIITSNLDNDKLIRFSFFRIIPVWLRKTLYSGGKWLINENNIINTSIENYALLDSIKDLINIDENGNNYNIMHNNTTHEPHYFLPDLLPSVSLNYIDTNDLKIYKDTNSVRHFYANAASMKNIVKIIDFLKKNNVYDNTKIIIISDHGYRINSKYFEKPNTKFIALYNSLLMYKDFNSKGRLNIDTNFMTVADMPYLAVNHIKDIKNIFNNKIITNDYKTNGANIIRIRSWKPENQSSNTYDFNSYYHVNNNIFDTNNWKFYRWYYSSNYSKERDLSLGFIEETTND, from the coding sequence ATGATATTAGCAGATATATTTTTTGATATTTTTATATTTCCTATAGAATTTATTATAGAAACTCTATTTTTTCTATTTAAGAATATATTCAATTTATCTTATAGTACAAGTATATTCTTATTAAGTTTATCAGTAAATTTTTTATCTCTTCCTCTCTATAATGTAGCAGAAAAATGGCAGGAAAAAGAAAGAGACATTCAAAATAAAATGAAGCCTATGATAGATAATATAAAAGCTGTTTATAAAGGTGATCAAAGATATTTACTAATAAGAACCTGTCATAGAATTAATGGATATAAGGTGATTTATGCATTCAGAGGAGTTTTAGGGCTTTTAATACAAATACCTTTCTTTATAGCAGCATATAATTTTATATACAGCCTATCCGATTTATCTCAAGGAAGTTTATTTTTCATAAAAGATTTTTCAAAGCCTGATAATTTAATAAACGGTATTAATTTACTTCCATTTACTATGACTATATTCAGTATACTTGCCGGAATGGTTTATAGTAAAAAATTGACTATAAAAGAAAGTATGCCTCTATATATAACTTCATTAATATTTCTAATCATATTATATAATTCGCCTTCAGGATTATTATTTTATTGGAATATAAACTGTTTATTTTCCTTAATTAAAAATATTGTTTTGGAATACAAATTATATAAAGCATTAAATAAAGATAAAATATTAAAAATATGTAATATATCTGTTATATTGGCTTTTATAATATTGATTGTGATGTCTTTTAAAAATAAAACAGATATAAAAAATATTTTAACTCTTTTTATAGTAATAATATTAACGTTAAATTTTGATTATATAGAAAAATCATTAATTACAAACAATAATTTTATAAAATATAGATATAAACTGCTTATATTATCATGTTTGATTATAACCGTACTTTCAGGGCTTTTTATACCTACATCATTAATAAATAATTCAGTGTCAGAATTTAATAATCATTTGAACCTAATAATAAATAATTTTTCAATGAGTATTGGAATATTTTTATTTTATCCTCTGTTTATATATAATATATTTTCAGATAAAACAAAAAATTATATAACATTGGCATTTATCTTTTTGTCTGTAATATTCATAATAGACACGTTCATTTTCGCAGGCAATTATCCTAATATGAACTCTGATTTTATGTTTGACAGTGCAATTAAAATAATCAATAAAGATATAATAATAAATATTGTAATTATATTAATATCATCATTATTAATTTATTTTATAATAACAAAATCAAAATTTTCTATATTGATCAACATTGATTATATAATCATATTTGTATTGATTGCTTCATCAATATTCTATACATATAAGGTATTAAGCTATGATGATACATATACAAAAACATCATATAAATTAAAAAACGGAGAAAAAATATTTAATATCTCAAGAAATGGAGAAAATATATTCGTTATAATATTGGATAGAGCCATACCTTCATATTGGTTTGATGCTTTTAACAGATTTGAAGAATATAAAGATATGTTTGATGGCTTTACATTCTATCCTAATACTGTTTCATACAATTATAACACCATAACTATAGCTTCTATTTATGGAGGTTATGATTATTTGCCTTATGAAACAAGCACTAATAAAAATAATAATCTTACAAATATTCATAATCAAGCTTTATTGACATTGCCTTTATCATTAGAAAAATACGGCTATAAATCCTATATACTTGAGCCCGTTTATGCTAATATGTCTTTTAATGGAGACTTAAGCATATTTAAAAGCTACAGCAATATTAAAGCCTACAATAAAGATTATATTTATGATTATAGTATAAATAAATATACAAATGAAAATAATATAATAACATCTAATTTGGATAATGATAAATTGATAAGATTTTCATTTTTTAGAATAATACCTGTATGGCTAAGAAAAACATTATACAGCGGAGGAAAATGGCTTATAAATGAAAATAATATTATAAATACTAGTATAGAAAATTATGCTTTATTAGATTCTATTAAAGATTTAATAAATATAGATGAAAATGGCAATAATTATAATATAATGCATAACAATACCACACATGAACCTCATTATTTTCTTCCTGATTTATTGCCTTCAGTATCTTTGAATTATATAGATACTAATGATTTAAAAATATATAAAGATACAAACAGCGTAAGACATTTTTATGCTAATGCTGCCTCAATGAAAAATATAGTTAAAATAATAGACTTTCTTAAAAAAAATAATGTTTATGATAATACAAAGATAATAATTATTTCAGATCATGGATATAGAATAAACTCTAAATATTTTGAAAAGCCTAATACCAAATTCATAGCTTTATATAATTCTTTATTAATGTATAAGGATTTTAACTCGAAAGGCAGATTAAATATTGATACCAATTTTATGACTGTAGCAGATATGCCCTATTTAGCAGTTAATCATATAAAAGATATAAAAAACATATTCAATAATAAAATAATAACTAATGATTATAAAACTAATGGTGCTAATATAATAAGAATAAGAAGCTGGAAGCCTGAAAATCAATCATCAAACACTTATGATTTTAATAGTTATTATCATGTAAATAATAATATATTTGATACTAATAATTGGAAATTTTACCGCTGGTATTATTCTAGTAATTACAGCAAGGAAAGAGATTTATCATTAGGCTTTATTGAAGAAACAACTAATGATTAA
- a CDS encoding LysM peptidoglycan-binding domain-containing protein, whose product MDDDENLDNTRNTTDEISTSKPVISSVFAAHNIKTEETEKVEEKNEQIEDTTATEESNTETIASSAIVHNNTSSPYSFETFESNREKEEKTEEVEKTEENNYTQDENTEDKASEEIETKEDLIEEKETVVEETKELDVIAEEKTEADTDEVEKIEETVKEETVKVEEKATYSKSDIFKRPVIIPTDDEHIQKSKFNQEEIDTAIKSAPTIDENASVENYKDYSSSSASETKIEELKETINEKIQELKDKEIKIIETEDELKTSSLPEIEKKPAEPYVAPDHSISENKKSNKIVPIVGIIIIILGLSFLGIQFFSGRNNEIDDNFYEEVTNNNTLNTNDLTTNNVISVTNNINTNITKPQTNNAVNTNTTRPQTNNTVNTQTNTTRPQTNNALNTQTNTTRPQTNNAVNTQTNTTRPQTNNTVNTQTNTTRPQTNNAVNTQTNTARPQTNNAVNTQTNTARPQTNNTVNTQTNTATPPTPPKEPEITPPTPPTPPPNPPTANTNAAANNTQANNNTLAYDTDTYKTKWTDTLSSIATAELGDSRRWPSIAVLNENIIKNNPDSIVFNIDIKIPNGGKKKLEDMNDSEKRALYNDYIKVSEMYSKMGKQNLANTIKSQANSILK is encoded by the coding sequence GTGGATGATGATGAGAATTTAGATAATACTAGAAATACTACTGATGAAATAAGTACTTCTAAACCTGTTATAAGTAGTGTATTTGCAGCACATAATATAAAAACAGAAGAAACTGAAAAAGTAGAAGAAAAAAATGAACAGATTGAAGATACTACTGCTACTGAAGAATCAAATACAGAAACTATAGCATCATCAGCAATAGTTCATAATAATACTTCATCTCCTTATTCTTTCGAAACATTTGAATCTAATAGAGAAAAAGAAGAAAAAACTGAAGAAGTTGAAAAAACAGAAGAGAATAATTATACTCAAGATGAAAATACTGAAGATAAAGCTAGTGAAGAAATAGAAACTAAAGAAGATTTGATAGAGGAAAAAGAAACTGTAGTAGAAGAAACTAAAGAACTTGATGTAATCGCAGAAGAGAAAACTGAAGCAGATACTGATGAAGTTGAAAAAATTGAAGAAACTGTAAAAGAGGAAACCGTAAAAGTAGAAGAAAAAGCTACATACAGTAAAAGCGATATATTTAAAAGACCTGTTATTATACCTACTGATGATGAGCATATTCAGAAATCTAAATTCAATCAGGAAGAAATTGATACCGCTATAAAATCTGCTCCTACAATAGATGAAAATGCTTCTGTAGAAAACTATAAAGATTATTCTTCTTCTTCAGCATCAGAAACAAAAATAGAAGAATTAAAAGAAACTATCAATGAAAAAATTCAGGAATTGAAAGATAAAGAAATAAAAATCATAGAAACAGAAGATGAATTGAAAACTTCTTCTTTACCTGAAATTGAGAAGAAACCAGCTGAACCTTATGTAGCTCCTGATCATTCTATAAGTGAGAATAAAAAATCTAATAAAATTGTACCTATAGTGGGAATTATAATTATAATATTGGGATTATCATTCTTAGGCATACAATTCTTCTCTGGAAGAAATAATGAAATAGATGATAATTTCTATGAGGAAGTTACAAATAATAATACATTAAATACTAATGATTTAACAACAAATAATGTTATATCTGTTACTAATAATATAAACACTAATATTACTAAACCGCAAACTAATAATGCAGTAAATACTAATACCACTAGACCACAGACTAACAATACGGTAAATACTCAAACTAATACTACTAGACCACAGACTAACAATGCATTAAACACTCAAACTAATACTACTAGACCGCAAACTAATAATGCAGTAAATACTCAAACTAATACTACTAGACCGCAAACTAACAATACAGTAAATACTCAGACTAATACTACTAGACCACAGACTAACAATGCGGTAAACACTCAGACTAATACTGCTAGACCGCAAACTAACAATGCGGTAAACACTCAGACTAATACTGCTAGACCGCAAACTAACAATACAGTAAATACTCAGACTAATACTGCAACACCTCCTACTCCTCCGAAAGAGCCTGAGATAACACCTCCTACTCCTCCAACACCTCCGCCTAATCCTCCAACAGCAAATACAAATGCTGCTGCAAATAATACACAGGCGAATAATAATACATTAGCATACGATACAGATACTTATAAAACAAAGTGGACTGATACATTATCATCAATAGCCACTGCCGAGCTTGGAGACAGCAGAAGATGGCCTTCAATAGCAGTACTTAATGAAAATATAATAAAAAATAATCCTGACAGTATAGTATTCAATATAGATATAAAAATCCCTAATGGGGGAAAAAAAAAATTAGAAGATATGAATGATTCAGAAAAGAGAGCTTTGTATAATGATTATATAAAAGTATCAGAAATGTACTCAAAAATGGGGAAGCAAAATCTAGCAAATACAATAAAATCTCAAGCTAATTCTATACTTAAATAA
- a CDS encoding YkgJ family cysteine cluster protein, whose product MKKSNKSNNKNSILTFSCTGCGICCKEKGYVFFNDDDIKRASKLLEISPLVFINKYLEYEEGYGYYIKVTDDKACTFLDENNRCTINSAKPNQCGTFPYWKEYMDKNGNLISGKFKRACPGVKIKK is encoded by the coding sequence ATGAAAAAATCTAACAAATCAAATAACAAAAATTCTATACTAACATTTTCATGCACTGGATGTGGTATATGCTGCAAAGAAAAAGGATATGTATTTTTTAATGATGATGATATAAAAAGAGCATCTAAATTATTAGAAATATCACCTTTGGTTTTTATAAATAAATATTTAGAATATGAAGAAGGATATGGTTATTATATAAAAGTAACCGATGATAAAGCCTGTACATTCTTAGATGAAAATAATAGATGCACAATTAATAGTGCTAAACCTAATCAATGTGGTACTTTTCCATATTGGAAGGAATATATGGATAAAAACGGCAATTTAATATCCGGAAAATTCAAAAGAGCCTGCCCAGGTGTCAAAATAAAAAAATAA
- a CDS encoding HD-GYP domain-containing protein, which produces MNDLIEKYEILTVKELKTIKDQLIAHNIPLFRLDKERKVIVFPTEQLGLIIDNEKYSNLKIYIPKNFSMFIEEFKSITQTNNSDNTSDESTPYVFRTPKESEKEMGKRISEISKMTYKEKVNTIKNYDEKLKEIAVDKETGINKNTAQQIVNVGNDVGLIAKVTMFESIQKIKGEEITQEQAKEENQEITETTTNLVTTIVDMLAANTETQKVFDELRNYSDGGVMSHSNRVFISYVNFMVFYNNLINRRHLVHKIRTSYTSKYKKFYEQVENMFNKEGIHKNLATVEDCIDKGIKIIEEREMNLYSVGALLHDIGKVKDLDYFEGANGRDYERIKKHLFNSYALVSQTSEYPLEVILTVALHHEYYGLGYGPYEHLHALKLKKYPNFQIQRIMTYDAKAIDECEAFAYFPAKMLEIIDVYDALIDPARKYRGGKTFTPEEALNIMREDFIEKHVKLDPILYDVFVEFLSNSIEQDLMSCKLI; this is translated from the coding sequence ATGAATGATTTGATTGAAAAATACGAAATTCTAACAGTAAAAGAGCTGAAAACCATAAAAGATCAATTAATAGCTCACAATATACCATTATTTAGATTAGATAAAGAAAGAAAAGTTATAGTATTTCCAACAGAACAATTAGGCTTGATAATTGATAATGAAAAATACAGCAATCTAAAAATATATATACCTAAAAATTTTTCTATGTTTATAGAAGAATTCAAATCTATTACTCAAACAAATAATTCAGATAATACTTCAGATGAATCTACTCCTTATGTATTTAGAACACCTAAAGAGTCAGAAAAAGAGATGGGTAAAAGAATATCCGAAATCTCTAAAATGACATATAAGGAAAAAGTTAATACAATAAAAAATTATGATGAAAAATTAAAAGAAATTGCTGTAGATAAAGAAACAGGAATCAATAAGAATACAGCTCAACAAATTGTAAATGTAGGTAATGATGTAGGACTTATAGCCAAAGTTACTATGTTTGAAAGTATTCAAAAGATTAAAGGTGAAGAAATCACTCAAGAACAGGCTAAAGAAGAAAATCAGGAAATAACTGAAACTACTACAAATTTAGTTACTACTATAGTTGATATGCTTGCTGCTAATACCGAAACACAGAAGGTATTTGATGAACTTAGAAATTATTCTGATGGTGGTGTAATGTCTCACTCTAACAGAGTATTTATATCTTATGTCAATTTCATGGTATTCTATAATAATTTAATAAACAGAAGACATTTAGTACATAAAATAAGAACTTCATATACAAGTAAATATAAAAAATTCTATGAGCAAGTTGAAAATATGTTCAACAAAGAAGGAATTCATAAAAATTTAGCTACTGTAGAAGATTGTATAGATAAAGGTATAAAAATCATAGAAGAAAGAGAAATGAATCTTTATTCCGTAGGAGCTTTACTTCATGATATAGGAAAAGTTAAAGACTTAGACTATTTTGAGGGAGCTAATGGAAGAGATTATGAAAGAATAAAAAAACACTTATTTAACAGCTATGCTTTAGTAAGTCAAACTTCTGAATATCCTCTTGAAGTTATACTTACAGTGGCTTTACACCATGAATATTATGGATTAGGATACGGCCCTTATGAACATTTACATGCTTTGAAATTAAAAAAATATCCTAATTTCCAAATACAGAGAATAATGACTTATGATGCTAAAGCTATAGATGAATGCGAGGCTTTTGCTTATTTCCCTGCTAAAATGCTTGAAATTATAGATGTATACGATGCTTTAATAGACCCTGCTAGAAAATATAGAGGAGGAAAAACTTTCACTCCTGAAGAGGCTCTTAATATTATGAGAGAAGATTTTATAGAAAAGCATGTTAAATTAGACCCTATATTATACGATGTATTTGTAGAATTTTTAAGCAACTCTATAGAACAGGATTTAATGTCTTGCAAATTAATATAA